Proteins co-encoded in one Setaria viridis chromosome 9, Setaria_viridis_v4.0, whole genome shotgun sequence genomic window:
- the LOC117837027 gene encoding expansin-B3, with product MAFSTKVAALAALIFLLLVTYGSCARPVSFNASDFTADPNWEAARATWYGAPTGAGPYDDGGACGFKNVNLPPFSSMTSCGNQPLFKDGKGCGSCYQIRCVNNAACSGNPETVIITDMNYYPVSKYHFDLSGTAFGAMAKPGRNEELRHAGIIDIQFKRVPCNYPGQKVTFHVEEGSNPVYLAVLVEFEDGDGDVVQVDLMEANSGYWTPMRESWGSIWRMDSNHRLQAPFSLRITNESGRKLVANRVIPANWAPNTYYRSIIQY from the exons ATGGCATTCTCCACCAAGGTAGCCGCACTTGCTGCACTGATCTTCTTGCTCCTGGTCACGTATGGCTCGTGCGCTAGGCCGGTGAGCTTCAACGCCTCCGACTTCACCGCCGACCCCAACTGGGAGGCCGCCAGGGCCACCTGGTACGGCGCGCCCACCGGCGCCGGCCCATACGACGACG GTGGTGCCTGTGGATTCAAGAACGTGAACCTGCCGCCGTTCTCGTCCATGACGTCGTGCGGCAACCAGCCCCTGTTCAAAGACGGCAAGGGCTGCGGCTCCTGCTACCAG ATACGATGCGTCAACAACGCTGCGTGCTCCGGCAACCCGGAGACGGTGATCATCACTGACATGAACTACTACCCGGTCTCCAAGTACCACTTCGACCTCAGCGGCACGGCGTTCGGCGCCATGGCCAAGCCTGGGCGCAACGAAGAGCTCCGCCACGCCGGCATCATCGACATCCAGTTCAAGAG AGTGCCCTGCAACTACCCCGGGCAGAAGGTGACGTTCCACGTCGAGGAGGGCTCGAACCCCGTCTACCTTGCTGTCCTCGTCGAGTTcgaagacggcgacggcgacgtggtGCAGGTGGACCTCATGGAGGCCAACTCCGGGTACTGGACGCCGATGCGCGAGTCCTGGGGATCCATCTGGAGGATGGACTCGAACCACCGGCTGCAGGCGCCCTTCTCGCTGCGCATCACCAACGAGTCCGGCAGGAAGCTGGTGGCCAACCGGGTCATCCCGGCCAACTGGGCGCCTAACACCTACTACCGCTCCATCATCCAATACTAG